The Bacillus sp. Y1 genome includes the window TCTCCCGCTAAGCCTTCAATCGTCACAATCGAAGCGTCGATTGCCTGATAAGCCATGACTAGGCATGAATTAACTAACTGATTGTTCATTTGAACCGCACAAGCTCCGCAACGGCCAACCTCACACGAAATTTTCGTACCAGTGAGGTTTAGTTCTTCTCTCAAAATGGTGACAAGCCTTTTCGTGGGGGGAACCTGTAATACCACATTCGTTCCGTTAATGGTTAGAGAAAGCTCCATTTTGGGAGGAGTCATGACTTCTGTTTGTTCTTTCATATCCATCGCTTCTCCCCTCTAGTAGACATTTGCTCTAGTAAAAACTCCTTTGATACAGGTAACTTATTTACCCAACACCCCGTAGCATCATGGATTGCCTTCACAATTGCTGGAGCAACGGCAATTGTACCAATTTCCCCCACTCCACGCGGGCCATATATATCACCCTCTTGAAGCTTTTCGATTGCTTCCACATTCATGGCGAACGGCACATCTTGGATGGTAGGGATTAGATACGTATCAAAATTATCATTTACGTACGCTCCATTCTCCATCTTTGCTTCTTCCATCAAACTGTAGCCTAGCGCCATAATCCCTCCTCCTTCGATTTGTCCCTGATAACCTAGCAAACTCACAACAGGTCCAGCCGCTATTGCTTGATCTAAATCAAGCACCTTTACCTTGCCTGTTAAAAGGTCTACCTCCACCCGTGCTAACACAGAAGAGAACGCATATAAGAAATGACTTCCGTCTACAACGGCATCAGGACTTACAGGAAAATTAAAGGAAGTTTCTATTTTGAAAAGTGGTTCATTGAGAGTCCTTTCTGCTAATTCGGTATACGTGATACATAGACTGCCATCATTTAGCCAAATTCCATTAGGTCCCATGGTCAATTTATTAACTGGTAAACCGGATACTCTCGATGCCCTATTCAAGATCTCGCCTCGAAATGTCTCTTTCATTCTTTGAATCGAATTCCACACCATGCTCGTTGCACGAGAGGCTGTTGACGATCCTGATATCGGTACGGAATCTGTATCACCGACAACAATACGTATATCATCTTCCTTACAATTAAACTCTTCCATGACTAACGTTTCAATCACAGCTAGCAAACCTTGCCCACACTCTTCGAAACCGAAAGCAGCTTCTATTTTCCCCTCTTTAGTAAAAGAAAGTCGTCCACCTGCTGGGTCGATTCGACCGACACCTAATCCCCCACCATGAATGGAAATGGCCACTCCAGTTCCTGTTACCTTCCACTGATCAGACAAATGACTTTTATTTGTATTTTCAACCACTTTTTCCTTGATTGCATCTAAGACATCTCTAGCACCACTAGTTGGAGCAATT containing:
- a CDS encoding (2Fe-2S)-binding protein; this translates as MDMKEQTEVMTPPKMELSLTINGTNVVLQVPPTKRLVTILREELNLTGTKISCEVGRCGACAVQMNNQLVNSCLVMAYQAIDASIVTIEGLAGEELDPIQRAFLEEGGFQCGYCTPGMVMAVNTLLATNPSPSDEQIQEALSGNLCRCTGYGGIIRAVQMAISSNNQAI